The following DNA comes from Candidatus Hydrogenedentota bacterium.
TCAACGACAGCGCCGGATAAGGCTTTTTCCATATTTTCATGGAAGCGTCCGGAGCCAAGAATATAGGGATAATTTTCGGCGCTATTACCTTCAAAGGCTTCGCCGTCGATAGTGCCGTTAAAATCAATAATAACCTGGTCGCCGTCTTGAGCTTCACCTTCGGTGAGCGGTTCAAAGCGGCCCAGACGCATACGCAGTTGTTCCACGGAAGCGTCTAACTGTTCATCGGTTACCTCAACTTCTTGTGGTTCCAAAATGAACTGGGTGTAGTCTGCCAGATCACAAGATCCCGCCACTTCAAAACTGAGGGTATAGACCAAGTCTTCGGTTTCTACGATTTCTTCAGGCTCTTCCAGGCCTTCCACATCGACATCTGAGATGGGATGCAGCTTGTGATCCCGTTGAAGTTTGCGTGATGCTGCGTCAGCGAGCCTTTCGACGACCGTGGATTTGGCAAATTTGCCCAGACGCCGTTCTAAAAGTTTGCGTGGCGCTTTGCCGCGACGGAAGCCCGGCACTTGGACGTCATTGTTGAATTCGTCGTAAACGGTGTCCAAGGTATTTTTTAAATTGGCTGCAGGTATGGTGACTTTGACCTCACACATACACGCCTCTTTGTTTTCTATCTCAAAAATTGGCTCTTCAGTCCATTCGAACTCATCTTCGCCAATTTCTTCAACGCTCTCATCCGTAATTGCTTCTTCAGCTGCAGACACATCTTCTATTTCTGTTTCTGTGCTTTCGCTTTCTGCCACATCTGCAACTTCTTCTGTATTTACAGAAGTTTCTTCGGAGATTTCTTTTTCATGTTCTGTCATGAGTGATCTCACTTCCAATTCGGTTGGGGCTGGTGGGCGAGGCGGGAGTTGAACCCGCACACCGTAAAGTACTGGAACCTAAATCCAGCGCGTCTGCCAATTCCGCCACTCGCCCAATACAACTGTAGGGAACATCTTGAAGGGGGTTATGAGCCCTGATCTAAAGCTTATTGTGAAAGTGGAATGTGGTGAAACTACCCTCCATTCCACTTGACGCGCGTATTGTTACCTCATGGTGGGCCGTACAGGATTCGAACCTGTGACCTTGTGATTAAGAGTCACCTGCTCTACCGGCTGAGCTAACGGCCCGATTGAGAAAAAAAAATGGAGCGGGAAACGGGATTTGAACCCGCGACTTCAACCTTGGCAAGGTTGCACTCTACCACTGAGTTATTCCCGCTCAATTTGTAATGCATAGTTTAGCAAATAATATCATCGTGTGTCAAACCGATTTCTTCTTAAGTTTATTGGCACTTTCAAGGTCGTAATGAAAGGGCTATAAAGAGGAATCGAAACATCTGCTTATCAGAGACATTAAAAAATGTCGAAAAATCAGAGCGCCACTCTGCCTGTGAGCTGTTGGTAAGCTTCCATATACTTCGCCCGCGTTTTTTCAACGATTTCAGCGGGAAGCGGAGGCTGAGGCGAATTCTTATCCCAACAGATGGCTTCCAAATAATCGCGCACAAATTGTTTATCGTAACTGGGCTGCGCTTTTCCTGCTTCATAGCTTTGGGCAGGCCAAAACCGCGAGGAATCAGGGGTCAACACTTCATCCGCCAAAACGAGTTCGCCATCAAGGAGACCAAATTCAAACTTGGTGTCGCAGAGGATGATTCCTTTTTCTGCGGCAAGGTCATGTCCCCGTTTATAAATGGCAATAGCCAAAGCAGCAGCTTGTTCGTTCAGTGTTTCGCCGATGATTCGACCTGCTTCTTCAGGGCTGATATTGATGTCGTGTCCGTCGCTTTCTTTGGTAGCAGGGGTATAGATAGGCTCGTCGAGTTTGTCCGCTTCCACGAGTCCTGCAGGCAAAGGGATACCGCAAACTGTGCCGGATTCTTTGTATTCTTTGAGTCCGCTGCCGGCAAGATAGCCGCGCACTACACATTCGATAGGCAGCATCTCGCATTTATGAACGAGCAACGAGCGGCCCGCGAAGATTTCTGCCTGTTCTTGAAAAGGCTCCGGAAAATCGGCAATATCAGCAGAGATAAGGTGGTTTCTGCATAAGTTCGCCATTTGTTCAAACCAGTACAGGGAAATTTGTGTGAGGATGCGCCCTTTGTCTGGGATGCCCACCGGGTTTACCCAGTCGAAGGCGGAGATACGATCGGTGGCAACCAAGAGCAAACGGTCACCCAAATCATAAATATCTCGAACTTTGCCACGGGTGTCAGGGCCTCGA
Coding sequences within:
- the tig gene encoding trigger factor — its product is MTEHEKEISEETSVNTEEVADVAESESTETEIEDVSAAEEAITDESVEEIGEDEFEWTEEPIFEIENKEACMCEVKVTIPAANLKNTLDTVYDEFNNDVQVPGFRRGKAPRKLLERRLGKFAKSTVVERLADAASRKLQRDHKLHPISDVDVEGLEEPEEIVETEDLVYTLSFEVAGSCDLADYTQFILEPQEVEVTDEQLDASVEQLRMRLGRFEPLTEGEAQDGDQVIIDFNGTIDGEAFEGNSAENYPYILGSGRFHENMEKALSGAVVDGELEAEVPFDADYNIKALAGKTALFKIKVNEIKRRVLPELDDEFAKKIGYDTMDALKESIKNDLVKSSENMVRESLRQEMLKKIVDESSFELPKNTLAKMADARYNEKANELTSQHVSSETIEEQQEQIKAEAEEEMTFDMKTSYAIDAAAKKESITISEEDVDSYLRDMNSGGGEEMFQLLKARFLSEENISNSTYHVLQDKTLDALIAKATVKPIPKDEWIKKHSEETSDDEESKQDDQS
- a CDS encoding phosphoribosylaminoimidazolesuccinocarboxamide synthase encodes the protein MTAAVVCETSLADRGPDTRGKVRDIYDLGDRLLLVATDRISAFDWVNPVGIPDKGRILTQISLYWFEQMANLCRNHLISADIADFPEPFQEQAEIFAGRSLLVHKCEMLPIECVVRGYLAGSGLKEYKESGTVCGIPLPAGLVEADKLDEPIYTPATKESDGHDINISPEEAGRIIGETLNEQAAALAIAIYKRGHDLAAEKGIILCDTKFEFGLLDGELVLADEVLTPDSSRFWPAQSYEAGKAQPSYDKQFVRDYLEAICWDKNSPQPPLPAEIVEKTRAKYMEAYQQLTGRVAL